A region of Argentina anserina chromosome 5, drPotAnse1.1, whole genome shotgun sequence DNA encodes the following proteins:
- the LOC126793922 gene encoding E3 ubiquitin-protein ligase RING1-like gives MNNRDIEAGDHQYHDLELPQYPSISSSADHDTVINDDYFELDEWLEMEIVGYGDMETDGDGIEPIEDELYRSLFESMETYEATTKPASKSAIEKLEKVRLESVEAARHAGLCAVCMEDFEAGNEATRLPCLHLYHRHCVVPWLEINHRCLMPLPHATW, from the coding sequence ATGAACAATAGGGATATTGAGGCGGGTGATCATCAGTATCATGATCTTGAGCTGCCTCAATATCCTTCTATTAGCTCATCAGCTGATCATGATACTGTGATTAATGATGACTATTTTGAGCTCGACGAATGGCTTGAGATGGAAATAGTAGGCTATGGAGACATGGAAACAGACGGTGATGGTATTGAGCCAATTGAGGATGAACTTTATAGGAGTTTGTTCGAATCCATGGAAACATATGAGGCCACGACCAAACCCGCAAGTAAATCTGCAATAGAAAAGTTGGAGAAAGTGAGACTCGAGAGTGTGGAAGCTGCGAGACATGCCGGCTTATGTGCTGTTTGTATGGAGGACTTTGAAGCCGGAAATGAAGCTACTCGCTTGCCTTGCTTACATTTATATCACCGACACTGTGTTGTTCCCTGGTTGGAGATCAATCATCGATGCCTGATGCCGCTTCCCCATGCCACTTGGTGA
- the LOC126793995 gene encoding probable LRR receptor-like serine/threonine-protein kinase At1g74360 isoform X1, giving the protein MYSNSKTNSWRSVLLCSSIFSLIIVITAEVVAGDSVDTDMEVLLSLKAFLQEHNKVNQGRYSEWNQNINPCTWPRIKCNSESRVTGIYLSDSKISGEVFGNFSALTHLSELDLSENTLGGAIPDDLSQCQSLKKLNLSHNILEGELRLQGLSQLEVLDLSVNRFYGDMKISFPEICKSLVVANVSSNNFTGRIDQYFEECYNLQYLDLSSNNFSGDVWVGFARLREFSASENYLSGTISPSIFNGSCSLVSLDLSVNNFSGEVPKEISNCRNLLTLNLWGNEFTGLIPSEIGSIRSLETLFLGNNSFSRVIPEALLNLSNLVFLDLSRNNFGGDIQEIFGRFTQVKFLVLHSNSYIGGIYTSGILKLPKVTRLDLSHNNFTGSLPLEIAEMPSLKYLFLAYNQFSGTIPPEYGNLSQLQALDLSFNSLTGSIPATIGKLSSLLWLMLADNSLTGPIPRELGNCTSLLWLNLSNNKLNGTIPYELKNIGTNAGSTFESNNKIKDQIVAGSGECLAMKRWIPADYPPFSFVYTILTRKSCRSIWDRLLKGNGLFPICVAGSAVRTFQISGYVQLSGNQLSGQVPPEIGEMKKFSMMNLGFNQLTGELPAGIGQIPLVVFNLTRNSFSGEIPMEIGNIKCMQNLDLSYNNFSGTFPVSLNSVNDLSKFNISYNPLISGVIPSSGQLATFEKESYLGNPLLVLPEFLTNSTDHSRNKATSFSRKPAKIAAYLVFLLVLTFLICGVFSLIMFLHMKSPADEPQGYLLSHRRYRHDFASSSNSSSPWLSDTVKVIRLDKTAFTHTDILKATGNFSEGRIIGRGGFGTVYQGVLPDGREVAVKKLQREGLEGEREFRAEMEVLTGNGFGWPHPNLVQLHGWCHDGSEKILVYEFMEGGSLEDIICDKVRLRWRRRIDVAVDVARALVFLHHECFPAIVHRDVKASNVLLDKDGKARVTDFGLARIVDAGDSHVSTMVAGTVGYVAPEYGQTWQATTKGDVYSYGVLAMELATGRRAVDGGEECLVEWARRVMGNGRLGFNRSVMPVMLMGSGLVDGAEEMCELLRVGIKCTAEAPQSRPNMKEVLAVLIKIANIQGDFSYGSPPSF; this is encoded by the exons ATGTACTCGAACTCGAAAACTAATTCATGGCGCTCTGTTCTGTTGTGTTCATCCATTTTCTCACTCATCATCGTGATCACAG CTGAAGTTGTAGCGGGAGATTCTGTAGACACAGACATGGAAGTTTTGCTGAGTCTTAAAGCTTTTCTTCAAGAACATAACAAAGTAAACCAAGGCAGATACTCAGAATGGAATCAAAACATTAACCCCTGTACTTGGCCTAGAATTAAATGCAACAGCGAGAGCAGAGTTACCGGAATCTATCTATCCGACAGCAAAAtatccggtgaagttttcggaaactTCTCGGCCCTGACACATCTTTCGGAGCTGGACCTGTCCGAGAACACTCTCGGTGGAGCTATCCCGGACGACTTGAGTCAATGCCAGAGCCTCAAGAAATTGAATTTGTCACATAACATTCTAGAAGGTGAGCTGAGATTGCAGGGGTTGAGTCAACTGGAGGTTCTTGATTTGTCTGTGAATAGGTTTTATGGGGATATGAAGATTAGCTTCCCTGAAATTTGCAAGAGCTTGGTGGTGGCAAATGTGTCTTCCAACAACTTTACCGGTAGGATTGACCAGTACTTTGAAGAGTGCTATAATTTGCAGTACTTGGATTTGAGCTCAAACAATTTTAGTGGCGATGTGTGGGTTGGATTCGCAAGGCTTAGGGAGTTTTCGGCGTCTGAGAATTATCTCAGTGGGACTATTTCGCCTTCTATCTTCAATGGCAGTTGTAGCTTGGTGAGTTTGGACCTGTCAGTGAACAATTTTTCTGGTGAAGTTCCAAAGGAGATTTCAAATTGCCGGAATTTGCTTACGTTGAATCTCTGGGGGAACGAATTTACAGGGCTAATTCCATCTGAGATTGGAAGCATTCGGAGTCTGGAGACTTTGTTTTTGGGAAATAACAGTTTCTCTAGAGTGATTCCGGAAGCccttttgaatttgagcaaCTTGGTGTTCTTGGATTTGAGCAGGAATAATTTTGGTGGAGATATACAGGAGATTTTTGGGAGATTTACACAGGTGAAGTTTCTTGTGCTGCACTCAAATTCATACATAGGTGGTATATATACATCTGGAATTCTCAAGCTACCTAAGGTTACTCGTTTAGATCTGAGTCACAACAATTTTACAGGTTCTTTACCACTTGAAATTGCTGAAATGCcaagtttgaagtacttattCCTTGCCTACAATCAATTCAGTGGAACTATTCCACCAGAGTATGGGAATTTGTCACAGCTCCAAGCATTAGACCTTTCTTTCAACAGCCTAACCGGGTCCATCCCCGCCACCATAGGAAAGTTGAGCTCTCTCTTGTGGTTGATGCTTGCTGATAATTCTCTAACAGGTCCAATTCCTAGGGAGTTAGGGAATTGTACTAGCTTGTTGTGGCTGAACCTTTCCAACAACAAGCTCAATGGAACAATCCCATATGAGTTGAAGAACATAGGGACAAATGCTGGTTCAACATTTGAATCAAACAATAAGATCAAGGATCAAATCGTAGCTGGATCCGGGGAGTGCTTAGCAATGAAGAGATGGATTCCAGCAGACTACCCTCCATTTAGTTTTGTGTACACAATCCTCACCAGAAAGAGTTGTCGAAGCATATGGGATCGGCTACTTAAAGGAAATGGCCTTTTCCCCATATGTGTTGCTGGTTCTGCAGTAAGGACCTTCCAAATCTCAGGTTATGTACAACTAAGTGGCAACCAACTATCAGGTCAGGTCCCTCCAGAGATTGGTGAGATGAAAAAATTTAGTATGATGAATTTGGGTTTCAATCAATTAACTGGAGAACTCCCTGCAGGGATAGGACAAATTCCACTAGTAGTGTTTAACCTCACTAGGAACAGTTTCTCAGGCGAAATTCCAATGGAAATTGGGAACATTAAGTGTATGCAGAATCTTGATTTGTCCTACAATAACTTTTCTGGTACATTTCCTGTAAGCTTAAACAGCGTGAATGATCTAAGCAAGTTCAATATCTCATACAATCCACTCATTTCTGGTGTTATTCCTTCAAGTGGGCAGTTGGCAACATTTGAAAAGGAGTCTTACCTTGGTAATCCTCTACTTGTTCTACCGGAGTTTCTCACCAACTCCACAGATCACTCAAGAAACAAAGCAACTAGTTTTTCAAGAAAGCCTGCAAAGATTGCTGCTTATTTGGTGTTTTTGCTAGTACTGACCTTCTTGATATGTGGAGTCTTTTCACTTATTATGTTCTTACATATGAAGAGCCCAGCAGACGAGCCACAAGGGTATCTGCTGTCACACCGTAGATACCGGCATGATTTTGCATCAAGCTCAAACTCTTCATCACCTTGGTTATCAGATACTGTCAAGGTCATTCGACTGGACAAAACAGCTTTCACACATACCGACATTTTGAAGGCCACAGGAAACTTTTCAGAAGGGAGGATCATAGGGAGAGGAGGGTTTGGAACAGTGTACCAAGGAGTGTTGCCTGATGGTAGAGAAGTAGCAGTGAAGAAGCTTCAAAGAGAAGGACTTGAAGGCGAAAGGGAATTCCGAGCTGAGATGGAAGTTCTTACTGGAAATGGGTTTGGATGGCCTCACCCAAATCTTGTGCAACTTCATGGTTGGTGTCATGATGGTTCAGAGAAAATACTAGTCTATGAGTTCATGGAAGGTGGGAGTTTGGAGGATATTATATGTGACAAAGTAAGACTAAGATGGCGCAGGCGTATTGATGTTGCAGTGGATGTGGCTAGAGCCTTGGTGTTTCTACATCACGAGTGCTTCCCTGCTATCGTGCACCGTGATGTGAAGGCTAGCAATGTGCTGCTAGATAAGGATGGAAAGGCAAGAGTGACAGATTTTGGGCTGGCTAGAATTGTTGATGCAGGGGATAGTCATGTAAGCACAATGGTGGCTGGGACTGTTGGTTATGTTGCACCAGAATATGGACAGACATGGCAAGCCACAACAAAAGGAGACGTGTACAGTTATGGAGTCCTAGCAATGGAATTGGCAACCGGAAGGAGAGCAGTGGATGGAGGAGAGGAGTGCCTGGTGGAATGGGCCAGAAGGGTGATGGGAAACGGACGGCTAGGATTCAATCGTTCTGTGATGCCGGTTATGCTTATGGGGTCTGGACTGGTTGATGGGGCTGAAGAGATGTGTGAGTTACTAAGGGTTGGCATAAAGTGCACAGCTGAGGCACCGCAGTCTAGACCAAACATGAAGGAAGTTCTAGCAGTGCTGATAAAGATAGCCAATATCCAAGGGGATTTTAGTTATGGTTCTCCTCCCtcattttga
- the LOC126793995 gene encoding probable LRR receptor-like serine/threonine-protein kinase At1g74360 isoform X2 yields MYSNSKTNSWRSVLLCSSIFSLIIVITAEVVAGDSVDTDMEVLLSLKAFLQEHNKVNQGRYSEWNQNINPCTWPRIKCNSESRVTGIYLSDSKISGEVFGNFSALTHLSELDLSENTLGGAIPDDLSQCQSLKKLNLSHNILEGELRLQGLSQLEVLDLSVNRFYGDMKISFPEICKSLVVANVSSNNFTGRIDQYFEECYNLQYLDLSSNNFSGDVWVGFARLREFSASENYLSGTISPSIFNGSCSLVSLDLSVNNFSGEVPKEISNCRNLLTLNLWGNEFTGLIPSEIGSIRSLETLFLGNNSFSRVIPEALLNLSNLVFLDLSRNNFGGDIQEIFGRFTQVKFLVLHSNSYIGGIYTSGILKLPKVTRLDLSHNNFTGSLPLEIAEMPSLKYLFLAYNQFSGTIPPEYGNLSQLQALDLSFNSLTGSIPATIGKLSSLLWLMLADNSLTGPIPRELGNCTSLLWLNLSNNKLNGTIPYELKNIGTNAGSTFESNNKIKDQIVAGSGECLAMKRWIPADYPPFSFVYTILTRKSCRSIWDRLLKGNGLFPICVAGSAVRTFQISGYVQLSGNQLSGIGQIPLVVFNLTRNSFSGEIPMEIGNIKCMQNLDLSYNNFSGTFPVSLNSVNDLSKFNISYNPLISGVIPSSGQLATFEKESYLGNPLLVLPEFLTNSTDHSRNKATSFSRKPAKIAAYLVFLLVLTFLICGVFSLIMFLHMKSPADEPQGYLLSHRRYRHDFASSSNSSSPWLSDTVKVIRLDKTAFTHTDILKATGNFSEGRIIGRGGFGTVYQGVLPDGREVAVKKLQREGLEGEREFRAEMEVLTGNGFGWPHPNLVQLHGWCHDGSEKILVYEFMEGGSLEDIICDKVRLRWRRRIDVAVDVARALVFLHHECFPAIVHRDVKASNVLLDKDGKARVTDFGLARIVDAGDSHVSTMVAGTVGYVAPEYGQTWQATTKGDVYSYGVLAMELATGRRAVDGGEECLVEWARRVMGNGRLGFNRSVMPVMLMGSGLVDGAEEMCELLRVGIKCTAEAPQSRPNMKEVLAVLIKIANIQGDFSYGSPPSF; encoded by the exons ATGTACTCGAACTCGAAAACTAATTCATGGCGCTCTGTTCTGTTGTGTTCATCCATTTTCTCACTCATCATCGTGATCACAG CTGAAGTTGTAGCGGGAGATTCTGTAGACACAGACATGGAAGTTTTGCTGAGTCTTAAAGCTTTTCTTCAAGAACATAACAAAGTAAACCAAGGCAGATACTCAGAATGGAATCAAAACATTAACCCCTGTACTTGGCCTAGAATTAAATGCAACAGCGAGAGCAGAGTTACCGGAATCTATCTATCCGACAGCAAAAtatccggtgaagttttcggaaactTCTCGGCCCTGACACATCTTTCGGAGCTGGACCTGTCCGAGAACACTCTCGGTGGAGCTATCCCGGACGACTTGAGTCAATGCCAGAGCCTCAAGAAATTGAATTTGTCACATAACATTCTAGAAGGTGAGCTGAGATTGCAGGGGTTGAGTCAACTGGAGGTTCTTGATTTGTCTGTGAATAGGTTTTATGGGGATATGAAGATTAGCTTCCCTGAAATTTGCAAGAGCTTGGTGGTGGCAAATGTGTCTTCCAACAACTTTACCGGTAGGATTGACCAGTACTTTGAAGAGTGCTATAATTTGCAGTACTTGGATTTGAGCTCAAACAATTTTAGTGGCGATGTGTGGGTTGGATTCGCAAGGCTTAGGGAGTTTTCGGCGTCTGAGAATTATCTCAGTGGGACTATTTCGCCTTCTATCTTCAATGGCAGTTGTAGCTTGGTGAGTTTGGACCTGTCAGTGAACAATTTTTCTGGTGAAGTTCCAAAGGAGATTTCAAATTGCCGGAATTTGCTTACGTTGAATCTCTGGGGGAACGAATTTACAGGGCTAATTCCATCTGAGATTGGAAGCATTCGGAGTCTGGAGACTTTGTTTTTGGGAAATAACAGTTTCTCTAGAGTGATTCCGGAAGCccttttgaatttgagcaaCTTGGTGTTCTTGGATTTGAGCAGGAATAATTTTGGTGGAGATATACAGGAGATTTTTGGGAGATTTACACAGGTGAAGTTTCTTGTGCTGCACTCAAATTCATACATAGGTGGTATATATACATCTGGAATTCTCAAGCTACCTAAGGTTACTCGTTTAGATCTGAGTCACAACAATTTTACAGGTTCTTTACCACTTGAAATTGCTGAAATGCcaagtttgaagtacttattCCTTGCCTACAATCAATTCAGTGGAACTATTCCACCAGAGTATGGGAATTTGTCACAGCTCCAAGCATTAGACCTTTCTTTCAACAGCCTAACCGGGTCCATCCCCGCCACCATAGGAAAGTTGAGCTCTCTCTTGTGGTTGATGCTTGCTGATAATTCTCTAACAGGTCCAATTCCTAGGGAGTTAGGGAATTGTACTAGCTTGTTGTGGCTGAACCTTTCCAACAACAAGCTCAATGGAACAATCCCATATGAGTTGAAGAACATAGGGACAAATGCTGGTTCAACATTTGAATCAAACAATAAGATCAAGGATCAAATCGTAGCTGGATCCGGGGAGTGCTTAGCAATGAAGAGATGGATTCCAGCAGACTACCCTCCATTTAGTTTTGTGTACACAATCCTCACCAGAAAGAGTTGTCGAAGCATATGGGATCGGCTACTTAAAGGAAATGGCCTTTTCCCCATATGTGTTGCTGGTTCTGCAGTAAGGACCTTCCAAATCTCAGGTTATGTACAACTAAGTGGCAACCAACTATCAG GGATAGGACAAATTCCACTAGTAGTGTTTAACCTCACTAGGAACAGTTTCTCAGGCGAAATTCCAATGGAAATTGGGAACATTAAGTGTATGCAGAATCTTGATTTGTCCTACAATAACTTTTCTGGTACATTTCCTGTAAGCTTAAACAGCGTGAATGATCTAAGCAAGTTCAATATCTCATACAATCCACTCATTTCTGGTGTTATTCCTTCAAGTGGGCAGTTGGCAACATTTGAAAAGGAGTCTTACCTTGGTAATCCTCTACTTGTTCTACCGGAGTTTCTCACCAACTCCACAGATCACTCAAGAAACAAAGCAACTAGTTTTTCAAGAAAGCCTGCAAAGATTGCTGCTTATTTGGTGTTTTTGCTAGTACTGACCTTCTTGATATGTGGAGTCTTTTCACTTATTATGTTCTTACATATGAAGAGCCCAGCAGACGAGCCACAAGGGTATCTGCTGTCACACCGTAGATACCGGCATGATTTTGCATCAAGCTCAAACTCTTCATCACCTTGGTTATCAGATACTGTCAAGGTCATTCGACTGGACAAAACAGCTTTCACACATACCGACATTTTGAAGGCCACAGGAAACTTTTCAGAAGGGAGGATCATAGGGAGAGGAGGGTTTGGAACAGTGTACCAAGGAGTGTTGCCTGATGGTAGAGAAGTAGCAGTGAAGAAGCTTCAAAGAGAAGGACTTGAAGGCGAAAGGGAATTCCGAGCTGAGATGGAAGTTCTTACTGGAAATGGGTTTGGATGGCCTCACCCAAATCTTGTGCAACTTCATGGTTGGTGTCATGATGGTTCAGAGAAAATACTAGTCTATGAGTTCATGGAAGGTGGGAGTTTGGAGGATATTATATGTGACAAAGTAAGACTAAGATGGCGCAGGCGTATTGATGTTGCAGTGGATGTGGCTAGAGCCTTGGTGTTTCTACATCACGAGTGCTTCCCTGCTATCGTGCACCGTGATGTGAAGGCTAGCAATGTGCTGCTAGATAAGGATGGAAAGGCAAGAGTGACAGATTTTGGGCTGGCTAGAATTGTTGATGCAGGGGATAGTCATGTAAGCACAATGGTGGCTGGGACTGTTGGTTATGTTGCACCAGAATATGGACAGACATGGCAAGCCACAACAAAAGGAGACGTGTACAGTTATGGAGTCCTAGCAATGGAATTGGCAACCGGAAGGAGAGCAGTGGATGGAGGAGAGGAGTGCCTGGTGGAATGGGCCAGAAGGGTGATGGGAAACGGACGGCTAGGATTCAATCGTTCTGTGATGCCGGTTATGCTTATGGGGTCTGGACTGGTTGATGGGGCTGAAGAGATGTGTGAGTTACTAAGGGTTGGCATAAAGTGCACAGCTGAGGCACCGCAGTCTAGACCAAACATGAAGGAAGTTCTAGCAGTGCTGATAAAGATAGCCAATATCCAAGGGGATTTTAGTTATGGTTCTCCTCCCtcattttga
- the LOC126793995 gene encoding probable LRR receptor-like serine/threonine-protein kinase At1g74360 isoform X3, protein MEVLLSLKAFLQEHNKVNQGRYSEWNQNINPCTWPRIKCNSESRVTGIYLSDSKISGEVFGNFSALTHLSELDLSENTLGGAIPDDLSQCQSLKKLNLSHNILEGELRLQGLSQLEVLDLSVNRFYGDMKISFPEICKSLVVANVSSNNFTGRIDQYFEECYNLQYLDLSSNNFSGDVWVGFARLREFSASENYLSGTISPSIFNGSCSLVSLDLSVNNFSGEVPKEISNCRNLLTLNLWGNEFTGLIPSEIGSIRSLETLFLGNNSFSRVIPEALLNLSNLVFLDLSRNNFGGDIQEIFGRFTQVKFLVLHSNSYIGGIYTSGILKLPKVTRLDLSHNNFTGSLPLEIAEMPSLKYLFLAYNQFSGTIPPEYGNLSQLQALDLSFNSLTGSIPATIGKLSSLLWLMLADNSLTGPIPRELGNCTSLLWLNLSNNKLNGTIPYELKNIGTNAGSTFESNNKIKDQIVAGSGECLAMKRWIPADYPPFSFVYTILTRKSCRSIWDRLLKGNGLFPICVAGSAVRTFQISGYVQLSGNQLSGIGQIPLVVFNLTRNSFSGEIPMEIGNIKCMQNLDLSYNNFSGTFPVSLNSVNDLSKFNISYNPLISGVIPSSGQLATFEKESYLGNPLLVLPEFLTNSTDHSRNKATSFSRKPAKIAAYLVFLLVLTFLICGVFSLIMFLHMKSPADEPQGYLLSHRRYRHDFASSSNSSSPWLSDTVKVIRLDKTAFTHTDILKATGNFSEGRIIGRGGFGTVYQGVLPDGREVAVKKLQREGLEGEREFRAEMEVLTGNGFGWPHPNLVQLHGWCHDGSEKILVYEFMEGGSLEDIICDKVRLRWRRRIDVAVDVARALVFLHHECFPAIVHRDVKASNVLLDKDGKARVTDFGLARIVDAGDSHVSTMVAGTVGYVAPEYGQTWQATTKGDVYSYGVLAMELATGRRAVDGGEECLVEWARRVMGNGRLGFNRSVMPVMLMGSGLVDGAEEMCELLRVGIKCTAEAPQSRPNMKEVLAVLIKIANIQGDFSYGSPPSF, encoded by the exons ATGGAAGTTTTGCTGAGTCTTAAAGCTTTTCTTCAAGAACATAACAAAGTAAACCAAGGCAGATACTCAGAATGGAATCAAAACATTAACCCCTGTACTTGGCCTAGAATTAAATGCAACAGCGAGAGCAGAGTTACCGGAATCTATCTATCCGACAGCAAAAtatccggtgaagttttcggaaactTCTCGGCCCTGACACATCTTTCGGAGCTGGACCTGTCCGAGAACACTCTCGGTGGAGCTATCCCGGACGACTTGAGTCAATGCCAGAGCCTCAAGAAATTGAATTTGTCACATAACATTCTAGAAGGTGAGCTGAGATTGCAGGGGTTGAGTCAACTGGAGGTTCTTGATTTGTCTGTGAATAGGTTTTATGGGGATATGAAGATTAGCTTCCCTGAAATTTGCAAGAGCTTGGTGGTGGCAAATGTGTCTTCCAACAACTTTACCGGTAGGATTGACCAGTACTTTGAAGAGTGCTATAATTTGCAGTACTTGGATTTGAGCTCAAACAATTTTAGTGGCGATGTGTGGGTTGGATTCGCAAGGCTTAGGGAGTTTTCGGCGTCTGAGAATTATCTCAGTGGGACTATTTCGCCTTCTATCTTCAATGGCAGTTGTAGCTTGGTGAGTTTGGACCTGTCAGTGAACAATTTTTCTGGTGAAGTTCCAAAGGAGATTTCAAATTGCCGGAATTTGCTTACGTTGAATCTCTGGGGGAACGAATTTACAGGGCTAATTCCATCTGAGATTGGAAGCATTCGGAGTCTGGAGACTTTGTTTTTGGGAAATAACAGTTTCTCTAGAGTGATTCCGGAAGCccttttgaatttgagcaaCTTGGTGTTCTTGGATTTGAGCAGGAATAATTTTGGTGGAGATATACAGGAGATTTTTGGGAGATTTACACAGGTGAAGTTTCTTGTGCTGCACTCAAATTCATACATAGGTGGTATATATACATCTGGAATTCTCAAGCTACCTAAGGTTACTCGTTTAGATCTGAGTCACAACAATTTTACAGGTTCTTTACCACTTGAAATTGCTGAAATGCcaagtttgaagtacttattCCTTGCCTACAATCAATTCAGTGGAACTATTCCACCAGAGTATGGGAATTTGTCACAGCTCCAAGCATTAGACCTTTCTTTCAACAGCCTAACCGGGTCCATCCCCGCCACCATAGGAAAGTTGAGCTCTCTCTTGTGGTTGATGCTTGCTGATAATTCTCTAACAGGTCCAATTCCTAGGGAGTTAGGGAATTGTACTAGCTTGTTGTGGCTGAACCTTTCCAACAACAAGCTCAATGGAACAATCCCATATGAGTTGAAGAACATAGGGACAAATGCTGGTTCAACATTTGAATCAAACAATAAGATCAAGGATCAAATCGTAGCTGGATCCGGGGAGTGCTTAGCAATGAAGAGATGGATTCCAGCAGACTACCCTCCATTTAGTTTTGTGTACACAATCCTCACCAGAAAGAGTTGTCGAAGCATATGGGATCGGCTACTTAAAGGAAATGGCCTTTTCCCCATATGTGTTGCTGGTTCTGCAGTAAGGACCTTCCAAATCTCAGGTTATGTACAACTAAGTGGCAACCAACTATCAG GGATAGGACAAATTCCACTAGTAGTGTTTAACCTCACTAGGAACAGTTTCTCAGGCGAAATTCCAATGGAAATTGGGAACATTAAGTGTATGCAGAATCTTGATTTGTCCTACAATAACTTTTCTGGTACATTTCCTGTAAGCTTAAACAGCGTGAATGATCTAAGCAAGTTCAATATCTCATACAATCCACTCATTTCTGGTGTTATTCCTTCAAGTGGGCAGTTGGCAACATTTGAAAAGGAGTCTTACCTTGGTAATCCTCTACTTGTTCTACCGGAGTTTCTCACCAACTCCACAGATCACTCAAGAAACAAAGCAACTAGTTTTTCAAGAAAGCCTGCAAAGATTGCTGCTTATTTGGTGTTTTTGCTAGTACTGACCTTCTTGATATGTGGAGTCTTTTCACTTATTATGTTCTTACATATGAAGAGCCCAGCAGACGAGCCACAAGGGTATCTGCTGTCACACCGTAGATACCGGCATGATTTTGCATCAAGCTCAAACTCTTCATCACCTTGGTTATCAGATACTGTCAAGGTCATTCGACTGGACAAAACAGCTTTCACACATACCGACATTTTGAAGGCCACAGGAAACTTTTCAGAAGGGAGGATCATAGGGAGAGGAGGGTTTGGAACAGTGTACCAAGGAGTGTTGCCTGATGGTAGAGAAGTAGCAGTGAAGAAGCTTCAAAGAGAAGGACTTGAAGGCGAAAGGGAATTCCGAGCTGAGATGGAAGTTCTTACTGGAAATGGGTTTGGATGGCCTCACCCAAATCTTGTGCAACTTCATGGTTGGTGTCATGATGGTTCAGAGAAAATACTAGTCTATGAGTTCATGGAAGGTGGGAGTTTGGAGGATATTATATGTGACAAAGTAAGACTAAGATGGCGCAGGCGTATTGATGTTGCAGTGGATGTGGCTAGAGCCTTGGTGTTTCTACATCACGAGTGCTTCCCTGCTATCGTGCACCGTGATGTGAAGGCTAGCAATGTGCTGCTAGATAAGGATGGAAAGGCAAGAGTGACAGATTTTGGGCTGGCTAGAATTGTTGATGCAGGGGATAGTCATGTAAGCACAATGGTGGCTGGGACTGTTGGTTATGTTGCACCAGAATATGGACAGACATGGCAAGCCACAACAAAAGGAGACGTGTACAGTTATGGAGTCCTAGCAATGGAATTGGCAACCGGAAGGAGAGCAGTGGATGGAGGAGAGGAGTGCCTGGTGGAATGGGCCAGAAGGGTGATGGGAAACGGACGGCTAGGATTCAATCGTTCTGTGATGCCGGTTATGCTTATGGGGTCTGGACTGGTTGATGGGGCTGAAGAGATGTGTGAGTTACTAAGGGTTGGCATAAAGTGCACAGCTGAGGCACCGCAGTCTAGACCAAACATGAAGGAAGTTCTAGCAGTGCTGATAAAGATAGCCAATATCCAAGGGGATTTTAGTTATGGTTCTCCTCCCtcattttga
- the LOC126794966 gene encoding uncharacterized protein LOC126794966, with protein sequence MESSFEFPRDENKDVSLQELRDRLAEFAQVRGWEQYHSPRNLLLALVAEVGELSEIFQWKGEVARGLPNWSSDDKEHLGEEISDVLLYLIQLADVCGLDLGQAALSKIVKNARKYPIPNQTPAEASTN encoded by the exons ATGGAGAGCTCTTTTGAGTTTCCAAGAGATGAAAACAAAGATGTTTCACTTCAAGAACTGCGAGACAGGCTTGCTGAGTTTGCTCAAGTTAGGGGTTGGGAACAATACCACAGTCCTAGAAATCTCCTTCTCGCACTA GTTGCAGAGGTTGGAGAGCTGTCGGAGATTTTCCAGTGGAAGGGTGAAGTTGCAAGAGGACTACCAAACTGGAGCTCTGATGACAAAGAGCATTTAGGAGAGGAGATCTCTGATGTGCTGCTCTATTTGATCCAGCTTGCCGATGTTTGCGGCCTTGATCTTGGACAAGCAGCACTCAGTAAGATTGTCAAAAATGCTAGGAAGTACCCAATTCCTAACCAAACACCAGCTGAAGCTTCAACAAATTAG